The Penicillium digitatum chromosome 6, complete sequence genome contains the following window.
GCAACCGCCTGCCGCCCAACAACTGGGTGTCTCATTTCCAGGGTATGTGCTGTTATTCCTATCAGTCAAAAAAATAACATCCCATCTAACCTATAATCCACTTCAGGAAGTGTCTGGCAATGGGACGAATTGACCCAAGAATACTACCTACACCTATACGCGGTCGAGCAACCCGACCTCAACTGGGAACACCCACCTGTCCGCAAGGCCGTGCACGAGATCATGCGGTTCTGGCTCGATAAAGGCTGCGACGGGTTCCGCATGGACGTCATCAACTTCATCAGTAAGGAGCAGAGCTTCCCGGACGGACCCATCAAAGACCGGCGGACTCCCTGGCAGTGGGGTGACAAGTGGTACGCCAACGGCCCGCGTCTGCATGAATACCTCGCGGATCTTGGCAAGATTCTCAAGGAGTACGATGCTTTCAGTGTGGGTGAGATGCCATTCGTTGCCGACGAGAAAGAGGTGCTCCGTGCAGTGCAATTCGACCGCAACGAAATCAACATGATCTTTAACTTCGAACATGTTGACATTGACCACGGCAAATATGACAAGTTTGAGCCTGGGAGCTGGAAACTCACGGACTTGAAGAACTTCTTTGAGCGTTGGCAGACGTTCATGTATGCCAACGATGGTTGGAATGCACTCTACTGGGAGAATCATGACCAGCCGCGATCTATTGATCGCTATACAAGTGCTAGTGAGGAGCATCGACTGGTCGCATCTAAAATGTTGGCTACTGCCCTGGCATTTCAGGCCGGTACTCCGTTTGTTTACCAAGGACAAGAGCTGGGAACAAGGAATGTGCCCACATCATGGGGTATCGAAGAATACAAAGACATCGATTGTCTGAATCACTGGAAACGGTCATTTCACTCTCCTCGTGCGGCTTGTGGACATTGGCTAACTGAGTGTTTCTCTGTAGCATCCGCAAGGACGACGCCGCTGCCCAGGCAATTGCTCTACGGGAATATCAGAAGAAGTCACGCGATAACGGACGCACTCCAGTCCAGTGGTCAGCTGCTGAGAACGCCG
Protein-coding sequences here:
- a CDS encoding Oligo-1,6-glucosidase, with amino-acid sequence MGTPGKSNHRAWWKESSVYQIWPASFKDSNDDGIGDIPGIISELDYIKNLAVDIIWLCPSYKSPQVDMGYDISDYYSIADEYGTVQDVERLIAGCHQRGMKLLMDLVVNHTSDQHEWFKQSRSSKDNEYRNWYVWKPAKYDKQGNRLPPNNWVSHFQGSVWQWDELTQEYYLHLYAVEQPDLNWEHPPVRKAVHEIMRFWLDKGCDGFRMDVINFISKEQSFPDGPIKDRRTPWQWGDKWYANGPRLHEYLADLGKILKEYDAFSVGEMPFVADEKEVLRAVQFDRNEINMIFNFEHVDIDHGKYDKFEPGSWKLTDLKNFFERWQTFMYANDGWNALYWENHDQPRSIDRYTSASEEHRLVASKMLATALAFQAGTPFVYQGQELGTRNVPTSWGIEEYKDIDCLNHWKRIRKDDAAAQAIALREYQKKSRDNGRTPVQWSAAENAGFTGPGVKPWMSVNTDYVRVNAEVEVKDPNSTYHYWATVLKLRKKYLDVFVYGDFTLLDKPNQEVFSYTRQYGDQKALIVCHWTEKTLEWDAASNGITAVKQVLLNTYDGDEASQPFSGGKWTLRPYEAVVMLL